Below is a genomic region from Osmerus mordax isolate fOsmMor3 chromosome 22, fOsmMor3.pri, whole genome shotgun sequence.
TGCTTTGTCCTGCTTAGTGTGCATGTCATCATAGTAACGCTGACCCAGGTTGAGGGTTGTAGTTCCTGTTTAGGGTTGATGTGAAAACTTCCTTTCCTGCTGCTTACTGTATTCatataaagagagagcaaaGCTGAAGATTAAGGCTGTCTGAgtttgtggttttgtgtgtgtgctggtgttggtgggtgtgtgtgtgtggggggggggatttatgGCTGGGCACTGTTCCAATTAGGTGAAAGGGTGTGTGAccagcatgagtgtgtgtcagcagcTATGTATACTTGCCTGGAGTACAGtacattcgtgtgtgtgtgacagtgtgtgtgtgacagtgtgtgtgtgtgacagtgtgtgtgttacagtgtgtgtgtgtgtgtgacagtgtgtgtgtgtgacagtatgtgtgtgtttgtgagacagtgtgtgtgtgacagtgtgtgtgtgacagtgtgtgtttgacagtgtgtgtgtgtgtgacattgtgtgtgtgtgtgtgacagtgtgtcacTGGAGTCTGATGACATGTATCTGTCCTGCAGGTAGCCTCCAGCCCAGACAACACATGACTGCTCAGTTCTAcagagggggtgtgtgtctctgagagtgtgttgtgtgtgtgagcacctcTGTATGAGTCTGAATCTGAgcttgtgagtgagtgtgtgtgtgagagtgagtgagagtgtgtgtgtgtgtgtgtgtgtgtgtgtgagagtgagtgagtaagtgtgtgtgcgtgtgccatgGCCCTTCTGGACAGTGTGAAGAGGCTGTTTGTGTTCCAGCTGTTGTTGGGCCTGGTGTTTGTGGTCAGCGGCCTGATCATCAACTTCCTGCAGCTGCTGTCCTGCATCCTGTGGCCTTTCAACAGAGCACTGTACCGACGGCTCAACTGCCGCCTGGCCTATTCCCTCTGGAGCCGtacgtacaacacacacacacacacaagaccacacttacacacacacccataaaaaAGACAGAGGTAACAGGTTGTTGGCCGTCAAGAGATAGATCAAGAGATAAACAAATAGATAAGATAGAGAAGGTAGATAAGATATATATGGTGTGTGACTGCAGAGTTGGTGAATACCCTGGAGTGGTGGTCAGGGACCGAGTGCACCCTCTTCACCGACCAGGCCACGGTGGACCGCTTCGGCAAGGAGCacgccatcatcatcctcaaccACAACTATGAGATTGATTTCCTGTGTGGTTGGACCATATCTGAAAGATATGGAGTGCTAGGGGTTAGTAAAGATCACACCATGTGTCTATGTGAGGATattctgtgtactgtgtgtgtacatttagtgtgtgtgtgtgtgtgtgtgtaatacctGTTTTCTTCCCAGAGCACCAAAGTGCTGGCGAAGTATGAGCTGCTGAAGgtacctctgattggctggacgTGGTACTTCCTGGAGATCGTGTTCTGTAAGAGGAAGTGGGAGGATGACCGCGACGCCGTTCTGTCAGGGCTGGCCAGTTACAAAGACTACCCCGAGCACATATGGGTCAGtaccactatgtgtgtgtgtgtgtgtgagagagagagagagattgagagagacagagaatgtgaGTCAGTATGTCTTTATGTATGAGTGTGACAATGACTTCTCtcctggaagtcgctttggataaaagcatctgctaaatgcataaatgagtgtgtgcacgtgagtCATTGtgtaatcgtgtgtgtgtgtgtgtgtgaccgagcAAGAGTGTGAGCATCTGTctgcgtgagcgtgtgtgcacCAACGGGTGTCTGTtcgtggccgtgtgtgtgtaagtgtgtgtgtgtaacagcatGTCTTGTCCGCAGCTGTTGTTGTACTGTGAGGGGACCCGGTTCACCAAGGAGAAGCATGAGTTGAGCATGCAGGTGGCAGACAGCAAGGGCCTGCCCCACCTGAAACACCACCTCCTGCCTCGCACCAAGGGCTTCACAACCTCAATGGCCTGCCTCAGgggcacaggtacacacacacacacacagtcacacacacagacacactcacctgaCTCAGGCTGACGCGTGTGTTTGCTCCCCAGTGTCAGCCGTGTATGACGTGACGTTGAATTTCCGTGGCAACGAGAGGCCAACCTTGCTGAGCATCGTCAGGGGAGACAAGTATATGGCCGACATGAATATCAGGTAacccacctgtacacacaccggAGCAAACTGTATCTCCTGTCACACCTGTCCTGCAGAGCCACATCGCCCCCTGCTGGAAGGATGAACACTTGCACTGCCTGGTTTGCAATTTGCAAATACAGGAATCTGGTTAGATAGGACTGGATCAATGTCCCACCACATCTCAAAGCTTCAGTCAAAGGTTAGGTCGAAAACTTCCTTTATAGAACATGTTCAACTTGTACCCTGACAAAATCACTCTCATCCACATGACCAACCTCCCCATGTTGGATTATGGTAATATCATCTATGTTATAGATCTGCATCCAAACGCTTAGCAACAAGTTTGACACGCTTTACCACTCTGCTATCCGGTTTGTCACAAACACCTATCCCTGCCCTGGCCCTCCCTGCACTGGTTAGCTCTTATTTACAAATCCTTCCTGGGTCTATCACCCCAACTGAATTCATCCCTGACTGCATattctttttgttgttgctccTTGAGGTTCACACATTACATAATTTCATGATGTTCAGCTTTCATGCACGCATGTCCTTCACTCTTGTTTTCACTGTTGTGCTCTAGGAATCcttgttttcttgttttatCTTGCGGTCcttttcctctttcccctccagtGACTTTTGCCACATCCCAGTCTGTCATTGTAAATGAGAATTTGTTCTTAAAGACTTGTCTGGTTAAATGAAGAAATGTCAGCCTGGTCTCTagtgtctcactgtgtgtgtgtgtgtgtgtgtgtgtgcgtgtgtgtgtgtgtgtgctgtctctcCAGGCGTTATGCTGTGGATGAGATTCCTGAAGGTGAAAAGGAGTGTGCTGATTGGCTTCATAATCTCTACCGGGAGAAGGTAGGGCCTTGACTAATCTAGCCTGCTTTCTCACTCCGTGATCAGCTAGTGTAGCCTGGCCTATCTCTCTGGGATTGAATATGCTGAGCTGAAATAGCAGTGACATCATTGTATGAACGTGAGATTTCTGTATAAAGTCTAGACAATAATGTCAGTTAAAAGTGTTGTATGAATgttgtacatatgtgtgtgttgttgcaggATTCACTACAGGACTACTACATCAAAGAGGGCTGCTTCCCCGGCCCCACTATCACTCCCCCCCGACGACCTTGGACACTCCTCAACTTCCTGGTCTGGGCGGGGCTTTTGCTCTGGCCCCTCTCCTCATTTGCCTGGGGCATCATCGTCAGCGGCAACCTTGTCCTCAGTCTCGCCTTCATTGGCGGGCTTTTCATTGGTGGGTAAACAGACCACTTGTCAGACAACCTGCCAGCtacccagtcagtcagtctttcagtcagtcagtagtcagtcagtcagtcagccagccaaccagtccGTCAGTCAGAGAACAGTTCAGTCAGTCAGGTATGCAAGGTCATAAACAAGGACAGTTTCAGGAAGTATACTGACCTgctgtacccccctccccccctcctcctcccagcctccgtaGCCATGCAGCGCCTCATCAGCGTATCGGAGGTGAAGAACACGGGTTCCTCTTATGGAAACCAGGCCAGCAAGAAGCAGGACTAACCCCAACCTAGACCAGCAGGACAGGACTAGAACTGCTACCCCTCCACTCTGGACTGCTCAGCTCCACAGTGCTGGGAAAGCTCCTCTGGAACTATGACTAATCTAACAATTACTTCACAATGGGTGGAGTCAATTTTTTTGATTGTAGGTCTTTAGGCCAAAGTAAGTTTCAGAAGGTGGTTTGGTCAAACTGAAACTAACATGATGTAAGATACATGTATGTTTCACACAATTAAAAGAAGTGAAAAGTCTGGAATTGAAAACATTGAACACGTTATGCTGAAATACTTGCATTTTTTGGTTAAGGAAGTAGTTTAGTAATAAGTAATTTACCACAAAGCTGCATAATTAACTGTAAAAGACAACTGAAACGGCTAATGTCTGTTAGTCTGTAGATTCAATAACTGCTGTAATAAGAATAATAAAGCCTTGAAATCagtgaatacatttacaatacAATTTATTCAGCCTAGTGTAATGCTTGTCATGAAATATTTGTACCcacaaacaaaccaacacaacatttatctttcttcttcctccccctcatcccataAGTCTTCTTTCTAGTTATCTCTCCCCCAGTAAATTTGATCTCTCATCAATGTTCAATCCTGAAAAAACATCTTCTTTCTTTGGGAGCCTTGTCTGTCTCAGTACAGAACTTTTATTTTGATATGCGCCGGATATGGGGTTCATTTGCAGCACAGAGCACTTCCCACAACAAGATTCCTGAAGAGCTGAAGCCAGACAAATAGCTGGCCAGCTGCGATATTTACTATGTAGCAGCTAGCCAACCAGCAAGCTAACGTTGGTTCAACTAGCAAGATGAACGCATTTTGCTGCCTGACAACCAGTCAGTTACATGGCACTATGTACAGTAAGGCTAGCTAACATATTTCATTTGGTTTGTGTCATTAGGTTGACAAGCGAACTAGCTACCTAAATGGCTAGCTAGGCGTCATCAGTATTTAGATCTGGTGGTACTGGTAGCTAGTCCGTATTGGTCGAGTGTGCTTTTGAAAACGAGCGATGGAAGGAGTTCTCTACAAGTGGACGAACTACATGACAGGTAAGCAGATGTTCCTTTGACAGCAGTTCTTTCGGCCAACTAACTCTGTGTGTAGCCAACTAACGGAAGCAAGCAAGTGTGACACCTGCCTCGATAGACATCTGCCAGTGTTTGTCAGTCTTCGCTCGAAAGAAGTGTGGAGCTGCCAGTGACTGATACCATCCCCGAGTCATTCTCATATGCCGCGACCTAGGGGGCGGGGCCGAGCCTAATCTACAGTCAGAATGTGTTTGCTTGTTGATGTATACTGCTGTTTATGTGCTGTGGACAGTAGTATTTGTTATatcatgtattgtgtgtgttgcgtgcatTGCTGCTG
It encodes:
- the agpat3 gene encoding 1-acyl-sn-glycerol-3-phosphate acyltransferase gamma translates to MALLDSVKRLFVFQLLLGLVFVVSGLIINFLQLLSCILWPFNRALYRRLNCRLAYSLWSQLVNTLEWWSGTECTLFTDQATVDRFGKEHAIIILNHNYEIDFLCGWTISERYGVLGSTKVLAKYELLKVPLIGWTWYFLEIVFCKRKWEDDRDAVLSGLASYKDYPEHIWLLLYCEGTRFTKEKHELSMQVADSKGLPHLKHHLLPRTKGFTTSMACLRGTVSAVYDVTLNFRGNERPTLLSIVRGDKYMADMNIRRYAVDEIPEGEKECADWLHNLYREKDSLQDYYIKEGCFPGPTITPPRRPWTLLNFLVWAGLLLWPLSSFAWGIIVSGNLVLSLAFIGGLFIASVAMQRLISVSEVKNTGSSYGNQASKKQD